One segment of uncultured Fusobacterium sp. DNA contains the following:
- a CDS encoding helix-turn-helix domain-containing protein, giving the protein MQNCEIKTNENNEELVQHGDYEFPCAVYFSDIDIYTASEIAWHWHKEIEIVVLYEGNVSLETAKESIILKKGDGVFINSEELHYFKKIGDEKCVLISYVFDKSLVIGDKGSIIERKYIEPLVQNKTLSLFKISEKLSRKLEEVFFEYEDKKFGVEINIRNILSSVLLEIIIENREKLIEKKTYKNLDNQRIKGMLDFIQKNYSNELTLKEIGEAVFIGERETLRCFARTIGISPIEYLKKYRVKVAANLLTTTDLPVTEICIQCGFNSPSYFSKSFQRVFNVTPREYRKNKIVTM; this is encoded by the coding sequence ATGCAAAATTGTGAAATAAAAACAAATGAAAATAATGAAGAGTTAGTACAACATGGAGATTATGAATTTCCATGTGCTGTATATTTTTCTGATATAGATATATATACAGCTAGTGAGATAGCATGGCATTGGCATAAAGAGATTGAAATAGTAGTGCTTTATGAAGGAAATGTATCTTTAGAAACAGCAAAAGAAAGTATTATTTTAAAAAAGGGAGATGGAGTATTTATAAATTCAGAGGAGCTACATTACTTTAAAAAGATAGGAGATGAAAAATGCGTATTGATCTCCTATGTTTTTGATAAAAGTCTTGTAATAGGAGATAAGGGGAGTATTATAGAGAGAAAATATATAGAGCCATTAGTGCAAAATAAAACTCTTTCTCTGTTTAAAATTTCAGAAAAATTAAGTAGAAAATTAGAAGAGGTATTTTTTGAATATGAAGATAAAAAATTTGGAGTAGAAATCAATATAAGAAATATTTTAAGTTCAGTTTTATTAGAGATAATAATTGAAAATAGAGAAAAATTAATAGAGAAAAAAACTTATAAAAATTTGGATAACCAGAGAATAAAAGGAATGTTAGATTTTATTCAAAAAAATTACTCTAATGAACTTACTTTGAAAGAGATAGGAGAGGCAGTATTTATAGGAGAAAGAGAGACATTAAGATGTTTTGCTAGAACAATAGGAATATCACCAATAGAATATTTGAAAAAATATAGAGTTAAAGTAGCAGCTAATTTGCTTACAACAACTGATTTACCAGTGACAGAGATATGTATACAGTGCGGTTTTAATAGCCCTAGTTACTTCTCAAAATCATTCCAAAGAGTATTCAATGTAACACCAAGAGAGTATAGAAAAAATAAAATTGTAACTATGTAA
- a CDS encoding DnaJ domain-containing protein, producing the protein MIQSISLAFILFIFLFIGMAFGFNRAVASIPFLFIIFILVWFLGSFVMVFWPVILIIVIINYLSNKNNPKSTRRKTYYYKFDRTEDFDEFFRKAGQQSGGYSYGGSTGGNPFGYTEDKTKYYKVLGVNPSATKEEIKKAYRELVKQHHPDKFTNAPEEERAYHEKRIKEINEAYDKLSKDFS; encoded by the coding sequence ATGATACAAAGTATTTCATTAGCATTTATACTATTTATATTCCTATTTATAGGAATGGCATTTGGATTTAATAGAGCAGTAGCTTCAATTCCATTTTTATTTATAATTTTTATATTAGTTTGGTTTTTAGGATCATTTGTTATGGTATTTTGGCCAGTTATATTAATTATAGTTATTATAAATTATCTATCAAATAAGAATAATCCAAAATCAACTAGAAGAAAAACATACTATTATAAATTTGATAGAACAGAGGATTTTGATGAATTTTTCCGTAAAGCTGGACAACAAAGCGGAGGATATTCATATGGAGGGTCAACTGGAGGAAATCCTTTTGGTTATACGGAAGATAAAACAAAATATTATAAAGTGTTAGGTGTTAACCCTAGTGCAACAAAAGAGGAAATAAAAAAAGCTTATAGAGAGTTGGTAAAGCAACATCATCCAGATAAATTTACAAATGCTCCTGAGGAAGAAAGGGCATATCATGAGAAAAGAATAAAAGAGATAAATGAGGCGTATGATAAATTATCAAAAGATTTTTCTTAA
- the glmU gene encoding bifunctional UDP-N-acetylglucosamine diphosphorylase/glucosamine-1-phosphate N-acetyltransferase GlmU, with the protein MKLKTLILAAGKGTRMKSELPKVIHKVNGIPMISKIISVLNGLEPEENILILGHKKEEVLKVVGEEVDYVVQTEQLGTGHAVIQAKEKLADYDGDVMVLCGDTPLLREETLRDLYNFHKESGAVTTILTSIYENPFGYGRIVKEDGLVKAIVEEKEATPEVKKIKEVNAGVYCFNSRELFNALARINNNNEKGEYYLTDVIGIQVGEGKKVQSFVLEDNMEILGVNSKVELAQASEVLRGRKNLELMENGAILIDPKATYVEESVKVGKDTVIYPGAVLQGNTVIGENCEILGTTRIIDSVLGNNIRIESSVIEESQIDDYVTMGPFAHLRPKTHLKEKVHIGNFVEVKKSTLEKGVKAGHLTYLGDAQVGEDTNIGAGTITCNYDGKNKFKTVIGKNSFIGSDSMLVAPVNIGENSLVGAGSVITKDVPENSLAVARSKQIIKNDWRK; encoded by the coding sequence ATGAAACTAAAAACATTAATTTTAGCTGCGGGAAAAGGAACTAGAATGAAATCAGAACTTCCAAAAGTTATTCATAAAGTAAATGGAATTCCAATGATTTCAAAAATAATAAGCGTTCTTAATGGATTGGAGCCAGAAGAAAACATATTAATACTTGGACACAAAAAAGAAGAGGTATTAAAAGTAGTTGGAGAAGAGGTAGATTATGTTGTTCAAACTGAACAATTAGGAACTGGACATGCCGTAATACAAGCAAAAGAAAAACTTGCTGACTATGATGGAGATGTAATGGTTCTTTGTGGAGATACTCCTCTATTAAGAGAAGAAACTTTAAGAGATTTATATAATTTCCATAAAGAAAGTGGGGCTGTAACAACAATACTTACATCTATATATGAAAATCCATTTGGATATGGAAGAATAGTTAAAGAAGATGGATTAGTAAAAGCTATTGTTGAAGAAAAAGAGGCAACTCCAGAAGTTAAAAAGATAAAAGAGGTAAATGCAGGGGTTTACTGTTTCAATAGCAGAGAGCTATTTAACGCTTTAGCTAGAATAAATAATAATAATGAAAAAGGTGAATACTATCTAACTGATGTTATTGGAATACAAGTAGGAGAAGGAAAAAAAGTTCAAAGCTTTGTATTAGAAGATAATATGGAGATATTGGGAGTTAATTCAAAAGTTGAATTAGCACAAGCTTCTGAAGTATTAAGAGGAAGAAAAAATCTTGAACTTATGGAAAATGGAGCTATATTAATAGATCCAAAGGCTACTTATGTAGAAGAAAGTGTAAAAGTTGGAAAAGACACTGTAATCTATCCTGGAGCTGTACTTCAAGGAAATACAGTAATTGGAGAAAATTGTGAAATTTTAGGAACAACTAGAATTATAGATAGTGTTCTTGGAAATAATATAAGAATAGAAAGTTCGGTAATTGAAGAAAGTCAAATAGATGACTATGTAACAATGGGACCTTTTGCTCATTTAAGACCAAAAACTCATTTAAAAGAAAAAGTTCACATTGGAAACTTTGTGGAAGTTAAAAAATCTACTCTTGAAAAAGGAGTAAAAGCTGGGCATTTAACATATTTAGGAGATGCTCAAGTTGGAGAAGATACTAATATAGGTGCAGGTACTATTACTTGTAACTATGATGGTAAAAACAAATTTAAAACAGTTATAGGGAAAAATTCATTTATAGGAAGTGATTCAATGTTAGTTGCTCCTGTAAATATTGGGGAAAATTCTTTAGTAGGGGCTGGATCTGTTATAACTAAAGACGTTCCTGAAAATTCATTAGCTGTAGCAAGAAGTAAGCAAATCATTAAAAATGACTGGAGGAAATAA
- a CDS encoding ROK family protein, with protein sequence MNYYAGVDLGGTNTKIGILNREGDILKSRIIKTLSAEGVDNTLERIWKTIQELAQELDINIENIKGIGLGIPGPVLEQSIVAFFANFPWERNINIKEKLEKITGIETKLDNDVNIIALGEAKYGAARGSKSSVTVALGTGIGGGIYIDGKLVSGARGAGGEVGHMKIVKDGKLCGCGQKGCFEAYVSATGLIREAVSRLTVNKQNLLYKMIDGDLMKLEAKDIFDAAREGDAFSLDLVDYEAEYLALGIANILNIINPEVVVLGGGVALAGDILLNPLREKLSKYALPVTLEELKIVQGVLGNEAGIKGAVGLFN encoded by the coding sequence ATGAATTATTATGCTGGAGTAGATTTAGGAGGAACAAATACTAAAATCGGAATTTTAAATAGAGAGGGGGATATCTTAAAAAGTAGAATAATAAAGACTTTATCAGCAGAAGGAGTAGATAATACTTTAGAGAGAATTTGGAAAACAATACAAGAATTAGCTCAAGAGCTTGATATAAATATAGAAAATATAAAAGGAATTGGACTTGGAATACCTGGGCCTGTGCTAGAACAAAGTATAGTGGCATTTTTTGCTAATTTTCCATGGGAAAGAAATATTAATATAAAAGAAAAATTAGAAAAAATTACAGGTATTGAAACAAAACTTGATAACGATGTAAATATTATAGCTTTAGGAGAAGCTAAATATGGAGCTGCTAGAGGAAGTAAGAGTAGTGTAACAGTAGCACTTGGAACAGGGATAGGTGGAGGAATTTATATAGATGGCAAACTTGTTTCTGGAGCTAGAGGTGCAGGTGGAGAAGTTGGGCATATGAAAATAGTAAAAGATGGAAAACTATGTGGTTGTGGACAAAAAGGATGCTTTGAAGCATATGTTTCAGCTACTGGTTTAATAAGAGAAGCTGTTTCAAGATTAACAGTGAATAAACAAAATCTTCTTTATAAGATGATAGATGGAGATCTTATGAAATTAGAGGCTAAAGACATTTTTGATGCAGCTAGAGAGGGAGATGCTTTTTCACTAGATTTAGTAGATTATGAAGCAGAGTACTTAGCTTTAGGAATAGCGAATATTTTAAATATAATAAATCCAGAAGTGGTAGTTTTAGGTGGAGGAGTAGCTTTAGCTGGAGATATTCTATTGAATCCTTTAAGAGAAAAACTAAGTAAATATGCTCTACCGGTAACTTTAGAAGAATTAAAAATAGTTCAAGGTGTATTAGGTAATGAAGCTGGAATTAAGGGAGCTGTTGGATTATTTAACTAA
- the mglC gene encoding galactose/methyl galactoside ABC transporter permease MglC: MNIRKKDGSIDFKKLLIQSGLYLVLFLMLVLIVAKEPSFLSIRNFKNIITQSSVRAIIALGVAGLIVTQGTDLSAGRQVGLAAVISATLLQASTNVNKVLDIGELPVIVAILVVTVVGMIIGSINGLIVAKLNVHPFIATLGMMTIVYGMNSLYYDSVGKASPISGFSEAYSNFAQGTIGSGSFSISYLIIYAAIATVIMWVLWNKTKFGKNVFAVGGNPEAAKVSGVNVTRTLVGIYALSGIYYAFGGLLEAGRIGSATNNLGNMYEMDAIAACVIGGVSFYGGVGKISGIITGVIILQVINYGLTYVGVSPYWQYIIKGIIIVAAVAFDSIKYAKKK, encoded by the coding sequence ATGAATATTCGTAAAAAAGATGGAAGTATAGATTTTAAAAAATTACTAATTCAAAGTGGATTGTATCTTGTACTATTTTTAATGTTGGTATTAATTGTTGCAAAAGAACCTTCATTCTTAAGTATAAGAAACTTTAAAAATATTATTACACAATCATCAGTTAGAGCAATTATAGCTCTTGGAGTTGCAGGACTTATTGTTACTCAAGGTACAGACCTTTCAGCAGGAAGACAAGTTGGACTTGCAGCAGTTATTTCAGCAACACTTCTTCAAGCTAGTACAAATGTTAATAAAGTTCTAGATATTGGAGAATTACCAGTAATAGTTGCTATTTTAGTTGTAACAGTAGTTGGAATGATCATAGGATCTATCAACGGTTTAATAGTTGCAAAATTAAATGTTCACCCATTTATTGCTACTTTAGGTATGATGACAATTGTTTATGGAATGAACTCACTATATTATGACTCAGTTGGTAAAGCATCACCTATCTCTGGATTTAGTGAAGCATATAGTAACTTTGCTCAAGGAACTATCGGTTCAGGAAGCTTCTCAATATCATACTTAATTATATATGCTGCAATAGCAACAGTAATTATGTGGGTATTATGGAATAAAACAAAATTTGGTAAAAACGTATTTGCTGTTGGAGGAAACCCAGAAGCAGCTAAAGTATCAGGGGTAAACGTTACAAGAACATTAGTTGGAATTTATGCTCTATCAGGAATTTACTATGCATTTGGAGGATTACTAGAAGCAGGACGTATCGGTTCAGCAACTAACAACCTAGGAAATATGTATGAAATGGACGCAATTGCAGCTTGTGTAATTGGAGGAGTTTCATTCTATGGAGGAGTTGGAAAAATCTCTGGTATCATTACAGGAGTTATCATTTTACAAGTTATCAACTATGGATTAACTTATGTAGGAGTAAGCCCTTACTGGCAATATATTATTAAAGGTATCATAATAGTTGCAGCAGTTGCATTTGACTCTATTAAATATGCTAAGAAAAAATAA
- a CDS encoding ribose-phosphate pyrophosphokinase has protein sequence MLKSENVKIFAGTSNVELAKRIADCYGLPLGEAEVVRFKDGEVFVKIDETVRGRDVFVVQPTSEPVNENLMELLVFIDALKRASAKSINVIIPYYGYARQDRKSSPREPITSKLVANLLTTAGASRIVTMDLHADQIQGFFDIPVDHMQALPLMVKYFMKKGLYGDDVVVVSPDIGGVKRARKLAEWLDCKIAIIDKRRPKPNMSEVMNLIGEVQGKTAIFIDDMIDTAGTITNGASAIIERGAKEAYACCTHAVFSDPAIERLAASPLKEIIVTDSIALPERKKLDKITVLSVDEIFSEAISRIVNNQSVSELFEKVEGKRTNK, from the coding sequence ATGTTAAAATCTGAAAATGTTAAGATTTTTGCTGGAACATCAAACGTAGAATTAGCTAAAAGAATAGCAGATTGCTATGGACTACCACTAGGAGAGGCTGAAGTAGTTAGATTTAAAGATGGAGAAGTATTCGTTAAAATTGACGAAACAGTAAGAGGAAGAGATGTATTCGTTGTTCAACCTACATCTGAACCAGTAAACGAAAACCTAATGGAATTACTTGTATTTATTGATGCACTAAAAAGAGCATCTGCAAAAAGTATCAATGTAATTATCCCTTACTATGGTTATGCTAGACAAGATAGAAAATCTAGTCCTAGAGAACCAATCACTTCTAAATTAGTAGCAAACTTATTAACAACAGCAGGAGCAAGCAGAATAGTTACTATGGACTTACATGCTGACCAAATTCAAGGATTCTTTGATATCCCAGTTGATCACATGCAAGCATTACCATTAATGGTAAAATACTTTATGAAAAAAGGACTTTATGGAGATGATGTAGTTGTTGTTTCTCCAGACATCGGAGGAGTAAAAAGAGCAAGAAAACTTGCTGAATGGCTAGATTGTAAAATAGCTATCATCGACAAAAGAAGACCAAAACCAAATATGTCAGAAGTAATGAACTTAATTGGGGAAGTTCAAGGAAAAACAGCTATCTTTATAGATGACATGATCGATACTGCAGGAACAATAACAAATGGAGCTTCTGCAATTATAGAAAGAGGAGCTAAAGAAGCTTATGCTTGTTGTACACACGCTGTATTCTCTGATCCAGCTATTGAAAGACTAGCAGCTTCACCTTTAAAAGAAATTATAGTTACTGACTCTATAGCTTTACCAGAAAGAAAGAAACTTGACAAAATAACAGTTCTTTCAGTAGATGAAATCTTCTCTGAAGCAATCAGCAGAATTGTTAATAACCAATCAGTTTCTGAATTATTTGAAAAAGTTGAAGGAAAAAGAACAAACAAATAA
- a CDS encoding tetratricopeptide repeat protein has protein sequence MLGAELLKTEIFRDYSNKDLIKEEESLRFSLLENPQDIEKLRELAIVLYNKKDYSGAINLYERLAKMKPESYEVFAFLGYLYYEEENYAKSIENYDIALEINPASSFVYFLLGNSYSRAGLIKDAINSYDFAIFLDLDIYTAHLDFAKKYEAIGQKEKALKEYIIAYEIDPRDKKIVEDIARLKSELGRN, from the coding sequence TTGTTAGGAGCAGAATTATTGAAAACAGAAATATTTAGAGATTATAGCAACAAAGATCTTATTAAAGAAGAGGAAAGTTTAAGATTTTCACTTTTAGAAAATCCTCAAGATATAGAGAAATTAAGAGAATTAGCAATAGTACTATACAATAAAAAAGATTATAGTGGAGCAATCAATTTATATGAAAGATTAGCAAAGATGAAACCAGAAAGTTATGAAGTTTTTGCTTTTTTAGGGTATCTTTATTATGAAGAGGAAAATTATGCTAAATCAATAGAAAATTATGATATAGCATTGGAAATAAACCCAGCAAGCTCTTTTGTATATTTTTTATTGGGGAATTCTTATTCAAGAGCAGGATTAATTAAAGATGCTATTAATAGTTATGATTTTGCTATATTTTTAGATTTAGATATTTATACTGCACATTTAGATTTTGCAAAAAAATACGAGGCTATAGGACAAAAAGAAAAAGCTCTAAAAGAATATATTATAGCCTATGAAATAGACCCAAGAGATAAAAAAATAGTTGAAGATATAGCTAGATTAAAGTCTGAGCTTGGAAGAAATTAA
- the mglB gene encoding galactose/glucose ABC transporter substrate-binding protein MglB, translating into MKKTSLILGALLLTAGLTGCGDKKEAAPAEKAAEAPKAEKKLNIGFTAYKYDDNFIALYRKVVLAEADKVKDKVELSMVDSQNAQQTQNDQIDVMLSKGTDALAINLVDPAAGQTVMEKIKAENVPVVFYNKKPAKEVLDAYDKAYYVGIDPNAQGIAQGELIMKAWKANPELDLNKDGKIQYVMIKGEPGHPDAEARTIYSVKTLNDNGIETEELHLDAAMWDTAMAKDKMDAWLSGPNGDKIEVVICNNDGMALGAIESMKAMGKNLPVFGVDALPEALVKIEAGEMAGTVLNDANGQGRATWDMVVNLAGGKAPTEGTEWKLEGKEILIPSIGIDKENVAQFK; encoded by the coding sequence ATGAAAAAAACAAGTTTAATACTAGGAGCATTATTATTAACAGCAGGACTAACTGGATGTGGAGATAAAAAAGAAGCTGCTCCAGCAGAAAAAGCAGCAGAAGCACCAAAAGCTGAAAAAAAATTAAACATTGGATTTACAGCTTATAAATATGATGACAACTTTATCGCACTATACAGAAAAGTTGTATTAGCAGAAGCTGATAAAGTAAAAGATAAAGTTGAATTATCAATGGTTGACTCTCAAAACGCTCAACAAACTCAAAATGACCAAATAGACGTAATGCTTTCTAAAGGAACAGATGCATTAGCTATTAACTTAGTTGACCCAGCAGCAGGACAAACAGTTATGGAAAAAATTAAAGCTGAAAATGTACCAGTTGTATTCTACAACAAAAAACCTGCAAAAGAAGTTTTAGATGCTTATGATAAAGCTTACTATGTAGGAATTGACCCTAATGCTCAAGGAATAGCTCAAGGGGAACTTATCATGAAAGCTTGGAAAGCTAACCCTGAACTAGATTTAAATAAAGACGGAAAAATTCAATATGTTATGATTAAAGGAGAACCTGGACATCCAGATGCTGAAGCAAGAACTATCTATTCAGTAAAAACTCTTAACGATAACGGAATTGAAACTGAAGAACTTCATCTAGATGCTGCTATGTGGGATACTGCAATGGCAAAAGATAAAATGGATGCATGGTTATCAGGACCTAACGGAGATAAAATTGAAGTTGTAATTTGTAACAATGATGGAATGGCTCTAGGAGCTATCGAATCAATGAAAGCTATGGGTAAAAATCTTCCAGTATTTGGAGTTGATGCATTACCAGAAGCTCTAGTTAAAATTGAAGCTGGAGAAATGGCAGGAACAGTTCTTAACGACGCTAACGGACAAGGAAGAGCAACTTGGGATATGGTTGTAAACTTAGCAGGAGGAAAAGCTCCTACTGAAGGAACTGAATGGAAACTTGAAGGAAAAGAAATCTTAATTCCTAGTATCGGAATTGACAAAGAAAATGTAGCACAATTTAAATAA
- the mglA gene encoding galactose/methyl galactoside ABC transporter ATP-binding protein MglA, protein MKNLEYILEMNNISKEFPGVKALDGANLKVRPHSVHALMGENGAGKSTLMKCLFGIYEKDGGNILFDGKEINFHSAKEALDNGVSMVHQELNQVLQRNVLDNIWLGRYPKKGFFIDEKKMYEDTKKIFEDLEIDVDPRAKVADLAVSERQMIEIAKAVSYNSKIIVMDEPTSSLTEKEVAHLFKIINKLRDKGCGIVYISHKMEEIKAISDDITILRDGKWIATESVANLTTEQIINMMVGRDLTDRFPPKDNEVKECILKVEGLTAVQQPSIQDVSFELHKGEILGIAGLVGAKRTDIVETIFGIREKAEGKITLNGKDVRNKTPNEAIENGFALVTEERRATGIYSMLDIMFNSTISNLDSYKNKFKLLDNKKMAEDTQWVIDSMRVKTPSQSTSIGSLSGGNQQKVIIGRWLLTEPDVLMLDEPTRGIDVLAKYEIYQLMIELAKKDKGIIMISSEMPELLGVTDRILVMSNGRVAGIVKTSETTQEEIMTLSAKYL, encoded by the coding sequence ATGAAAAATTTAGAATATATCCTTGAGATGAACAATATTTCTAAAGAGTTTCCGGGGGTAAAAGCGTTGGATGGGGCTAACTTAAAAGTAAGACCACATTCTGTTCATGCATTAATGGGTGAAAATGGAGCTGGAAAATCTACTTTAATGAAATGTTTGTTTGGAATTTATGAAAAAGATGGTGGAAATATATTATTCGACGGGAAAGAAATAAACTTCCACTCTGCAAAAGAGGCACTTGATAATGGTGTTTCGATGGTTCACCAAGAACTTAACCAAGTTTTACAAAGAAATGTATTAGATAATATCTGGTTGGGAAGATATCCTAAAAAAGGTTTCTTTATAGATGAGAAAAAGATGTATGAGGATACTAAAAAAATATTTGAAGATCTAGAAATAGATGTAGACCCTCGTGCAAAAGTAGCTGACTTAGCAGTTTCTGAAAGACAAATGATAGAGATAGCAAAAGCAGTATCATATAATTCGAAAATAATCGTGATGGACGAACCTACTTCTTCACTTACTGAAAAAGAGGTTGCACATCTGTTTAAAATTATAAATAAATTAAGAGATAAAGGTTGTGGAATTGTATATATTTCACATAAGATGGAAGAGATAAAAGCTATATCAGATGATATCACTATCCTTAGAGATGGAAAATGGATAGCTACAGAATCAGTTGCTAACTTAACAACTGAACAAATTATTAATATGATGGTAGGAAGAGACTTAACAGATCGTTTCCCACCAAAAGATAACGAAGTAAAAGAGTGTATTTTAAAAGTAGAAGGACTTACAGCAGTACAACAACCATCTATTCAAGATGTTAGCTTTGAATTACATAAAGGAGAAATCTTAGGAATAGCAGGACTTGTTGGAGCTAAAAGAACTGATATAGTTGAAACAATATTTGGTATAAGAGAAAAAGCTGAAGGAAAGATTACTCTTAATGGAAAAGATGTAAGAAATAAAACTCCTAATGAAGCTATAGAAAATGGATTTGCTCTTGTAACAGAAGAACGTAGAGCTACTGGTATTTATAGTATGCTAGATATAATGTTTAACTCTACAATCTCAAATCTAGATAGTTATAAAAATAAATTTAAACTATTAGATAATAAAAAGATGGCAGAAGATACTCAATGGGTAATTGATAGTATGAGAGTAAAAACACCATCACAAAGCACAAGTATAGGATCACTTTCTGGAGGAAACCAACAAAAGGTTATTATAGGAAGATGGCTTTTAACAGAACCAGATGTACTTATGCTAGATGAGCCTACAAGAGGAATAGACGTTTTAGCAAAATATGAAATTTATCAATTAATGATAGAACTAGCTAAAAAAGATAAAGGAATTATAATGATTTCTTCTGAAATGCCAGAACTTTTAGGTGTAACAGACAGAATACTTGTTATGAGTAATGGTAGAGTTGCTGGAATAGTAAAAACATCAGAAACAACTCAAGAAGAGATTATGACTTTATCAGCTAAATATCTATAG
- the trpS gene encoding tryptophan--tRNA ligase — translation MKRSLSGIQPSGILHLGNYFGAISQFVKNQNSGNYEGFYFIADYHSLTSLTDPKALKENSYNIVLDYLALGLDPQKSTIFLQSDIPEHVELSWLLSNVTPVGLLERGHSYKDKIAKGFSPNAGLMTYPILMASDILIYDTDVVPVGKDQKQHLEMTRDIAMKFNQQYGVDLFKLPEPLILDSVAVIPGTDGQKMSKSYGNTINMFASKKELKKQVMSIVTDSTPLEEPKNPDNNIAKIYALFASIEKQNELKEKFLAGNFGYGHAKTELLNAILEYFGEAREKREKLVENRAYVEEVLHEGAKKARAIAREKVMRAKEAVGLIGNAYK, via the coding sequence ATGAAAAGAAGTTTATCTGGTATTCAGCCCAGTGGTATTCTACATCTAGGAAACTACTTTGGTGCTATTAGCCAGTTTGTTAAAAATCAAAACAGTGGGAATTATGAAGGATTTTATTTCATAGCTGACTATCATTCTTTAACTTCTCTAACTGACCCAAAAGCTTTAAAAGAAAATTCATATAATATTGTATTAGATTACCTTGCATTAGGTTTAGATCCTCAAAAATCTACAATTTTCTTGCAATCAGATATCCCTGAACATGTTGAGTTATCTTGGCTTCTTTCAAATGTTACACCAGTAGGATTACTTGAAAGAGGACACTCATACAAAGATAAAATAGCTAAAGGATTCTCTCCAAATGCTGGACTTATGACTTATCCTATTCTTATGGCATCTGATATTTTAATATATGATACTGATGTCGTTCCAGTAGGAAAAGATCAAAAGCAACATCTTGAAATGACTAGGGATATTGCAATGAAATTTAACCAACAATATGGAGTTGATCTATTTAAGCTTCCAGAACCACTAATTCTTGATTCAGTAGCTGTTATTCCTGGAACTGATGGACAAAAAATGAGTAAATCTTATGGTAATACTATTAACATGTTTGCTTCTAAAAAAGAGCTTAAAAAACAAGTTATGAGTATTGTTACAGATTCTACTCCATTGGAAGAACCTAAAAATCCAGATAATAATATAGCTAAAATCTATGCACTTTTTGCATCTATTGAGAAACAAAATGAGTTAAAGGAAAAATTCCTAGCTGGAAACTTCGGTTATGGTCATGCTAAAACTGAACTTCTTAATGCTATCTTAGAATATTTTGGAGAAGCTAGAGAAAAGAGAGAAAAACTTGTAGAAAATAGAGCTTATGTCGAAGAAGTACTTCATGAAGGAGCTAAAAAAGCTAGAGCTATTGCTAGAGAAAAAGTAATGAGAGCTAAAGAAGCTGTTGGACTTATTGGTAATGCTTATAAATAA
- a CDS encoding L-threonylcarbamoyladenylate synthase, translating to MDKKEYNALNIDYEEIERYLKAGKLIIYPTDTVYGVGGIIESEETIENIYKAKERNFKSPLIVLVSDMEKIEKIAYINEKNREKIEKLIKRFWPGGLTIILKRKDNVPDIMVSGGATVGVRMPEHEIALNIISRAGGMLPTTSANISGETTPKSYAELSEKFKSRVDIIVDGGECPIGSASTIIDMSDEPKILRLGAISVEEIEKVIGKINGEEKN from the coding sequence ATGGATAAAAAAGAATATAATGCTTTAAATATTGATTATGAAGAGATTGAAAGATATTTGAAGGCAGGGAAATTAATAATCTATCCTACAGATACAGTATACGGTGTAGGGGGCATTATAGAATCAGAAGAAACTATAGAAAATATATATAAAGCTAAGGAAAGAAATTTTAAATCTCCATTGATAGTATTAGTAAGTGATATGGAGAAAATAGAGAAAATAGCTTATATAAATGAAAAGAATAGAGAAAAAATAGAAAAGTTAATAAAAAGATTTTGGCCAGGTGGACTTACAATAATTTTAAAAAGAAAAGATAATGTACCTGATATAATGGTTTCAGGAGGAGCTACAGTTGGAGTTAGAATGCCAGAACATGAAATTGCTCTAAATATAATATCAAGAGCTGGTGGAATGTTGCCAACAACAAGTGCCAACATTTCAGGAGAGACTACTCCTAAAAGTTATGCAGAGCTTTCTGAAAAATTTAAAAGTCGGGTAGATATAATAGTCGATGGTGGAGAGTGTCCAATAGGAAGTGCCTCTACTATAATAGATATGAGTGATGAGCCAAAAATATTAAGGCTAGGTGCTATATCAGTTGAAGAGATAGAAAAAGTGATTGGAAAAATTAACGGGGAGGAAAAAAATTAA